The window TGTTCTTCGTTGTATTCAGGGCTCCAGATTTGGCCCTGACACAGCTTGTTATTGAAACAGTATCAGTTGCCCTCTTCTTGGTATGCTTCTATCACCTGCCAAAACTAAAACGAGAAGAGAGAGTAAGGTTCAAATTAAATAATGCTCTTATTTCACTCGGAGTAGGCGTAACCGTTACGCTTATTGCTATGTCCGCTCATAGTACAAAGCTGTTTAAACCTATTTCGGAGTACTATGTGGAAAATACGTATGAATTAGCCCATGGTAAAAACATGGTTAACGTGATCCTCGTTGACTTTAGAGGCTTTGATACCCTTTTTGAAATCTGTGTTCTTGGGATCGCTTCTTTAGGGATTTATGGCATGATCAAGCTGCGGCTAAGCGGAAAGGGGGAGCAGAATGAAAAACAATGATGTGATTTTGCAGGTCACAACCAAGGTGATTGTTTTTATCATCGTGTTATTTTCCATCTATATATTTTTCGCCGGACATTACACGCCCGGCGGGGGATTTATTGGGGGATTAATGACTTCTGGTGCAATCGTATTGTTATTGCTTACCTACGATATCAAGACAGTTGCAGAGATGCTCCCGCTCGACTATAAATTAGTAGCCGCTGCCGGCTTATTTATTGCTGCAGCCACAAGTACTGGGGCTCTTCTTTTTGATCTTCCCTTCCTGACCCATGGCTACTGGGAAATCTGGCTGCCGATCTTGGGAGAAACCGGCCTTCATACCGCTGTGTTCTTTGATACCGGTGTGTATCTTGTTGTCGTAGGTGTCACATTAACCATTATTCAAACGATTGGGGTGAGCGAATAATGGAAATATTGATGTCCATTGTAATTGGATTTTTGTTTATGAGTGCAGTTTATTTAATGCTTTCAAAAAGTCTCCTTAGAATTATTATTGGAACGGGACTGCTTAGTCATGGAGCTCACCTACTGATTTTAACAATGGGTGGTTTAAAAACGGGTGCTGCCCCGTTACTTGGGGAACACGCAGAACAATATACAGATCCGCTCCCTCAAGCTCTTATTTTAACAGCGATTGTTATTAGCTTTGGCGTTACTGCGTTTTTCTTAGTATTAGCCTATAGATCGTATCAAGAGCTTGGAACAGATAATATGGAGCGCTTGAGAGGTAACGAAGGTCATGACTAATCTACTAATATATCCGCTGTTAATCCCGTTATTAACAGCCATACTGTTAATCTTTTTTAAAAATATATATTGGCAGCGAACGATTTCAATCATCTCTACTGCCCTGACTTCCATTACAGCTGGTTCCCTGATTTATGTGAACTATACCACAGGGATTCAGTCTCTAAATTTAAGTAACTGGGAAGCGCCTTTTGGGATTACGCTAGTGTCAGATATGTTATCTGCATTGCTCGTAACAGCTTCCAGTTTAATCACATTATTGTGTCTGCTCTATTCATTCCGTTCCATTGGGGAACCAAGAGAAAAATACTACTACTATTCTGTCATGCAATTTCTTTTATTGGGCGTAAACGGAGCCTTTACGACAGGGGATATTTTTAATCTTTTCGTCTTCTTTGAAGTCATGTTAATGTCCTCTTACGTTTTAATTGTTTTGGGAGGAACCAAAATACAATTAAGGGAATCATTGAAGTACTTATTAGTGAATGTTTTGTCTTCTGCTTTGTTCGTCATTGCAGTAGCTTATTTGTACTCTGTGGTTGGAACACTCAATATGGCTCACCTTTCCGCTCGGATTGCTGAGATACCAACGGAACAAACAGGAATTTTAACGGTAATCGCAGTCTTGTTTTTAATAGTGTTTGGCTTGAAAGGAGCTATTTTCCCGCTGTTTTTCTGGCTGCCGGGTTCCTATTATGCACCTCCAATCCCAGTATTGGCCATGTTCGGGGCGCTTTTGACAAAAGTTGGGGTATATTCAATTATGAGAACTTACACCCTGATCTTCAATCATGATCAAATCTATACCCACAGCTTACTTGGCTTATTAGCCCTTCTCACCATTACAATTGGAGTTATCGGAGCTATTGCTTATTCAGATCTAAAAAAAATTATAATCTACAACATCATGGTAGCCATCGGCGTCATTTTGTTTGGTGTCTCCACCATGTCCGAATCCGGGCTAACCGGCTCTATCTTTTATCTGCTCCATGATATGATCATAAAAGCAGCTCTCTTTCTCCTTGTCGGAGTGATGATTACGATTACTGGCACAAGTAATCTGCGAAACATTAGCGGCTTAATTCATAAGTATCCGCTTCTGGCATGGACCTTTTTTATAACAGCCCTTTCATTAGCAGGAATTCCGCCTTTAAGCGGATTTATCGGAAAAATTCTGATTGTTCAAGGCGGATTTGAAGAAGGAGAACTAGTTGGAAGTCTAGTCGTCATTTTTTCTAGTTTATTCGTTCTCTTTTCCGTAATGAAGATTTTTATCAATGGATTTTGGGGAACCCCAAAGGCATGGGATCATGAAGAAAAGGCTCCTGTAAAGTTCCTTCTTATCCCGTGTATAGTGCTAGTCACAATTGCCGTTCTTTATGGTTTTGGGGCAGATGTTACAGAGCCTTTTATTTCTAAAGCAGCAGAAAGCTTAATTAATCCATCTGTATATGTGGATGCTGTTTTAAAGGAGTAGAATTGTATGTCATTTCAACTTTTATTAAACGTATTTCTCGCATTTCTTTGGATGTTTTTGCAAAATTCCTACGACACATCCACCTTTTTAATTGGCTATATTCTAGGTCTCATCATTATGTTTGCATTTAGACGATACTTCCATACAAGATTTTATGTAGGCCGGGTTTGGGCAATTATAAAGCTGATTCTCCTCTTCTTAAAGGAGCTTGTGCTGTCTAATATTTCAGTATTAAAGTTAGTTATTAAACCACAGCTTGATATCGAACCGGGAATTTTTGCACTTCCAACAGATTTAAAAAAGGACTGGGAGATTGTCGTTCTTTCCAATTTAATAACGTTAACGCCCGGAACACTTGTTGTCAAAGTTTCCGACGATCAAAAGACGATTTTTGTTCATGCCCTTAATATTGGGGAAAAAGAGGAAGAGATTAAAGGAATCAAAAATACCTTTGAAAAAGCGATTATGGAGGTGAGCCGATAATGCTGGAGACAGTTCTTTTCGCCTCCCTCGCTGCCATTGCCCTATCCATGATCGGTTTAATTTTCCGGGTAATCAAAGGTCCTTCTACTCCAGACCGTGTCATTGCCCTGGATGGAATCGGCATTAATTTGATTGCGATTGTTGCCATTCTTTCCATCCTGTTAAGAACGAGCGCCTTTTTAGAGGTTATTTTATTACTCGGAATCCTAGCATACATTGGTACCGTTGCCTTTGCAAAATTTTTAGAGAAAGGAGTCATTATCGAACGTGATCGAAACAATCATTGAAGTGATCGTTGCAGTTCTCATTGGATTAGGCGCCTTTCTCTCACTTGTCGCGACGTTTGGTGTCATTCGTTTGCCTGACATCTATACGCGGAACCACGCTATTTCTAAAAGTACAACTTTAGGTATTATGCTTATATTGATAGGTACATTTCTTTATTTTTGGCTGATTGACCATCATTTTAACAGTCGCCTGCTGATCGCGGTTTTCTTTATTTTTGTTACATCCCCTGTCTCTGGCCATTTAATTGCAAGAGCAGCTTACCATTCTGGTGTTAAGCTTTGGGAAAAGTCCAAGCATGATGATATTAAGGAGCATAAATCCTCAGCAGAAGAAATGTAATGCTATGGAAGGAACCCCCTCGATTGACAGCTGCCCATTTTGTTCATACTATGGGCAGTAATGTTGTAAGGGAGGAAAGCCAGATGTATCGGATTCGGGAAGGATTAATCCCTACTATCTTAGGTTTTATCGTTACTGTTTTAGGAATCATATTAATGCAAAACAGAAGACTGGATCGAACGGTTTCCAATACAATTTTGGGATTTGGTCTCGGACATATTGTTTTAGGTGTTATCGATTTATTTGAGCATCGGCATTATCGGTAGAATAGCTGCATAGCAACGAGAAAAATGACGTGTGTTTGGGCATACGTCATTTATTCAGCTTGAAAAGCTTCTCGGTGATTTCAGAATGTGACTTTGAATATCCTCCTGGAAGCATAAAGAAATGGATCAACTGGAGAATTGATCTCTCCAACAGAACTAATATCGATAGTATACGGATCTCTTTTATCTAGAGGTCCCATTTTTTATTTAGACGGTGCTTTCACTTCCCGTTTTTTCCTCTTCCAAACCAAAAATACCGTTAAAAGAATGAGAATTGCTCCAGCGACTATAATGATTTCCTCGATCACCAGCTGAATCGTATCGATTTCTTCTCCAAACCAATACCCCAGGAAAAAGACGCCTGTAACCCATACAAGCGCAGCTGAATAGGAAAGAAGCGCAAATTTCTTATAAGACAGCTTACTGATTCCATATAAAAAGGGCACAAAATTTCGAAACCCTGGCAGAAAATAACTGAGCGGAAGTGAAAAAGTATGGTGTTTATTCATAAATCGAATGGCTTTTTCAAGTGATTGATTTAACCTTTTCTTTTGTTTTATCCATTTTAATAGCGGTTTCCCCAGTAATCTCCCTAAAAGGTAACAGGTAGTTAATGCGCCGACAATCCCTAAATATACAGCGATAAAAGCATATGGGCTTATTAACAGGTCCGTGGAACTGGCGAATCCAATTGTCATAACAATTATTTCATTCGGAATGGGTGCACCAAATACCCCTAGCCATAACCATAGAAATAACCCAAAATAATTAAATTGGTCTAAAATCGATTGCAATGATTCTAAATCCAAGCTGACCCCTGCCTATCAATCTCCCATAATGGGATTTTTCTTTTTTATCATATCAAAAAAGATGCGAAAACAAATATTAAGAAGACTTGTCTGCTTTAAAAATTGAATGCTATTTGTCTATGGGTAAATTGGTCAAGTTCTTTGCATAAGATGGAAGCGAAACCCATTTATAAAATAAGAAAGAAGTGGAGGAACTGATATGTATCGCCCCCGAAGGCGTCTTCCCCCTTTCCGGTATCCGAATTTTCCTATCCAATACGGATTTCAAAACCATTATCAGTTGCCTAGACAATTTCCAGAAGTGGATACCACCTTGTTTGTAGAATCGGCCAAAATTTCCAAACCGCTTCTCACTGAAATTGTGAATCTATTAGACAAAATTGAAGAGCCTGGCCCTTTTTCAAAAAGGTTAATGGATGCGGCCCAAAGATCCGATCAAGCGAGGGTCAGACAATTGCTAAGAGAGGCAGGCGTTAAATCAGATCCGGAAATAAATATTAATCCGGATGGACTGCGATTAACCTTTTTAGGAAAGACAGAAGCTGGAGATTTCTCTAGGATTATGATCGTTTTACGTTGGGGGTAACACCTTAGACATAGCAAAGCAGCTCAAAAACTTGAGCTGCTTTTAACTATCTAGACATAAGGATTTGGCGGATTTGGCGGATATTGCGGATATTGCGGATACGCCTGGTATGGCGTTGGATAATACGGATAGTAAGGATAAGGTTTGGGTCTTAGAATTGCACTACCAATTAGTCCGCCGAATAGTCCTCCAATTAATCCGCCAATAAATGGTCCTCCAAAAAAGAATGGCGAGTATCCAAGTCCAAGTCCAGGTCCAAGTTTTGGTCCAAGTCCAAGTCTAGGTCCAAGTCCAAGTCTTCTATAAGGAAACATAGGAATACCTCCTCTTTACAATACTAAAGCCTATACTAGTTGTATATGCAAAGAGGACTTGTTTTGTATGGGCAACCTTCCCCCCTATAAAATCATGGCCGCAATAAAGCCAAACACGATTAACGGGAGGTTATAGTGAATAAAGGTTGGAACGACTGTATCCCAAATGTGATTATGCTGACCGTCCGCATTAAGCCCTGATGTAGGACCAAGCGTACTATCAGAAACGGGAGAACCGGCATCGCCTAATGCTCCGGCTGTTCCGATCAGGGCAATCGTTGCCATCGGACTGAATCCGAGCTCTATACAGAGCGGAACAAATATTGTAGCAATAATCGGTACAGTTGAAAACGAAGAACCAATCCCCATAGTTACAAGTAAGCCCACCAGCAGCATGACAAGAGCGCCTAACCATTGCTGATTACCAATATAGCGGGCTGCATCAGCAACTAATGTCTCTACCTCGCCTGTCGCCCTCATTACATTGGCAAATCCGTAAGCTGAAAGCATGACAAAACCGATAAAGGCCATCATCTTCATTCCTTCAGTCAGCCATTCATCCCCCTGTTTCCCTTTTACTGTCCGCGACACATATAAGGTTACGATTCCGGCTAATGCTCCAAAAATCATAGAATCTAAGTAAATTTGAATGGCTAAAGCGATAATAACAGCAAGAATCGAAAAACCAATGTCACGTTTATTAACCGTAACGTCTTCTTGCGTGAACTCTTGAACATCCTCGTAGATTTTTGGTTTTCGATAAGTAACAAAGACGGCCAAAATTAATCCTGCTGCTAGACCTAATACGGGAATGACCATAGCTAATGGTACGTCTGATGGATCAACCGTTAATCCGCTTATCGCCATATTTTCCACAATAATTCCCTGATAAATTTGACCGAAACCAACCGGCAGTAAAATATAAGGTGCGATCAAGCCGAACGTCAAAACATTCGCAATTAGTCTGCGGTCAATTTTTAATTCATTAAACAGCTTAAGCAAAGGCGGGATTAAAATCGGAATAAAGGCAATATGAACCGGTATGACATTTTGAGAAAAACACGCCATAATCAATACAAGAATAATGATTAACGCTTTTAATTTTTTCTTACTTTGATCCCCGCCTTTTTTGGATGATAGTTTAATAACTGATTGAATTAAAAGATCAGGTAAGCCGGTTTTGCCGATCACAAATGCGAATGCACCCAATAAGGCATAGCTTAATGCGACACTTGCACTATCTCCAAGTCCCTCAGTAAAGGTCTGTACCGTTTCTTGTAAAGATAACCCTCCCAATAGCCCGCCAACAATGGCTCCGGCAGCAAGGGCAATCACTACATGTATCCGAAATAAGCTCAATAAGAGCATGATCATAACTGAAATAACAACTGCATTCATTTGAAAAACTCCCTGTAGATTTAAATAATTTGCTTTAGTTTGTTAAATTGGTAGAGAATTAAAATACCGTACGAGAGTATCATAGAATCGATTGATGTGTCAACGGAATGATTTTCCTCTGGTGTAAAGCAAAAAAATAGACCCCACAAACCGTGAGAGCCTATCTCTTCCTTACTTGACACTATTTAATTGGCGTAAAACCGTCCACTAAAGTTGCTAATGTACGAACCATTACACCGGTTGCTCCTGATGGGCCTAATTCATAGGAACTTTTGCTTGTTGCGGTTCCGGCTATGTCTAAATGGACCCAAGGCGTATCCTCGGCGAATTCCAACAAGAAAGTACCACCCATAATCGCATGACCTTCCCGGCCGGGTGAATTGTTCAAATCCGCTACTTTACTACTCCGGATTCGTTTTACATCTTTATCGGTTATTGGAAGTCTCCAAATCGGTTCTCCCGCTGCGTGGGACGCTTCCAGCACTTGTTCAAACCATGACTCATGATTGGTCATGGCGCCAGTTGTATGAGTGCCTAATGCTACAATAACTCCTCCCGTTAATGTTGCCACATCAACGAGATACTCGGCTCCGTGATGCTTGGCATAAGTAATAGCATCAGCTAAGACTAGCCGCCCTTCTGCATCCGTATTCGACACCTCAATGGTTTTGCCATGTAATGAAGTAATGACATCATCTGGTTTAAAACTATGCCCGCTAACCATATTATCTGTCGCTGGAATCACAGCTACAACATTTTGCTCAGGACGAGTTTCACCGATGATTTCCATCGCTCCTAAGACAGCTGCCGCTCCAGCCATATCGGTCTTCATCCCAACAATACCGTCTCTCGTTTTGAGGGAATAGCCGCCCGTATCAAAGGTAACCCCTTTTCCAACTAAGCCGATTACATCTTTCCATTCAGCTTTGCCCTGGTACTTCAGGACAATTAATTTAGGCGGTTGATTTGACCCTTGGTTTACCGCAAGCAGAGCACCCATTCCGAGCTTTTCCATATCCTCTTTTTCTAAAATTTCTGCTTCAAATCCATATGTATCCGCTAATCTTCGGGCGTGCTCAGCCAGATCGGCAGCAGTCAGCATATTTGCTGGTGTGTTTACAAGAGTCCGGGCTGAGTTAGTAGCTCTGCCATAAATATATCCTGTCTCCAGCACAGGAGTTAACTCATCTCCCTTATCTGCAGCTATAATCGTTACTTTCTCAATCTCTTTATCAGGTTCATTTGATTTTTGCTTATACCCGCTGTAGGAATACGTTGATAAGGCTAAGGCTTCCCCAAGAGCAAATGCTACCTCTTCGGATGAAAGTGAATCATTTAAAAAACTTGATAAATCAACACAAATCGTTTCGGCTTTCCCATTTAAGTGTTTAAATGCCTTTCCTAGAGATTCCTTGACACTCTCAATCGAAGCAGATCCTTTTTTCCCTAGTCCTACGGTAATGATTTTTCTCGTTCCGTCATTGCCTAGTGTAAAAATAGATCCAATTGATCTTTCTTTTTTTGAAATCTCTCCTGCTTTAAAAATGGCTTCAAGCTGGTGATTCATTCTCTCATTAATTTCACCTAATAAGCCGCTCCATCGTACCGGCTGATCCCAAATCCCTAAAACAAACGCATCAAATGGCTCTTCCAAATTAAATTGATTGTACACTAAAAACATCTCTTCACCTCCACCCCTTATTATAACTGTCACCAGCAAATATTTCGACTAGCTAAATATCGACAAATGCCCATAAAATATAAACAGGTATTGATTTTATGGTATACTAGTTCTCAATAAAGTTTACTCTACCCATATACTCTGCATGAATGTCCAAGCATGAAATCCTCGCCCTCACAAAAAACAGAACAGTCAGTAAACTTAATTGTGTAATAAAACCTTAGTTTTTATTGGAAAAGGTGGACACAACATGGTATTATTTCAAAATTTCCCTTTAATTGCTGCGATTTTAGCAATCATTTTTGCCCAATTTGTCAAAATCCCCATCGCATTTATCACAACACAAAAATGGGACTGGTCTCTTTTTAATAGTACAGGCGGCATGCCAAGCAGCCACTCTGCCGCAGTCACAGCTCTGACTACTGGAGTAGCCCTTGAAGAAGGAATGGGCTCTACTCTCTTTGCTGTTTCTGCCGTCTTTGCAATTATTGTCATGTACGATTCTTCCGGGGTTCGGAGACAAACCGGTGAACAGGCAATTGCCATTAATCAGCTTATGAAGGACTTTCAAAGAATCGTTCGTGAACCTAAACATGCCAAACCTCTAAAGGAGCTTAAGGAAGTCTTAGGTCACAAACCAATTGAAGTATTCTTTGGAGCATTAACTGGAATCATCTTAACTCTTTTTCTTCATATCTTGTTTTAAATATGAAAAAAGCGCTACAAATAGGAGTAGCGCTTTTTTCATGGTTGATAATAAACAAATAAGTGCATTAATAACCTGATAGGATAATAGGTTTATCGAGTATTTCATAATACTCATGCAAATTACCTTCAAAAATGGGATTAAGAATGGGTAGAGTTTGAATCTCGTGCGGAGCTATAAGGGCATGCGGTTTTCCGAATTGATAAATGCCGGCCTGTTCTAAAATAAAGGCAATAAACTGGGAACAGAAATATCGCTGACCGTGTTCAATTGATATATTAAGAACTATCCCAAGAATCCCGAAATAATTATACTTAAACTTATCCGAGTTTTCCTTCATCTCGACTAAATATTGATTAATGATCTCCCATTGATCATCCGTTACAGTTAAGGAGCATAACAGACAGCGAATGTCTGACTTTTTAGCGAATATCCCCTGTTTGGGATGTTCCTGAACAAACCCCCCTGATAGCGGGTTATTTATTTTTTTGCGGCCAAAGCTATACATTTCTCTAAAATCATTCGATAAAACGATCGAAACATGATTATATTTAGCTTTTGTAAAGAGACGGATAGATTTAGCAATCCATGTTTCAGGATCTGTAAATAAAATATAAATTTCTTTCATACTATACCTCTTTAAAGATTTATATTAAAAAACCGATTATTTCTTAATCTGGGTATTAAATGGAATGCTCTCTAAGTATACGATAAATTTCTTCATTTGTTTTCATTTTTAAAAATTTTTATTTTCCATTTTCTCTAATAAACGAAAAAAATTGCTAAAACCCTCACTTTTTTTTAAAAAAATAACCTCCTGTTTTTCACAGGAAGTCAGTTCATCTCTTTTCAAACTAATTTCTATTCGCTTTTGTATATTGATGTCGAAACACTTGCATCGCTTCATTTTCATTTAAAGCTTGGAGATCCTTTTCAGTAAGGGTTCCGTCACCCATTTCTACAACATACACTTCCACAGTTTTTTTACCCCATTGATCATAGACGTCATCTACTGTCTCGTAAAACAAATCTAATCGGTCCCCTTTGATCGCAGAACCTTTATCTGCGACAACACCATAGCCATAACCAGGGATAAACAAAATAGTCCCAATTGGGAATACCCTTAAATCTGCGGCTACCGTTGAGTATAAGTCCCGTTTTACCTTAACGCCCGAATATGTAATTCCATAAGAGGGATGACCCGGGCTTTTACCTGTCGATTCTACACCTGCTGTATATCCAGTTGCTACAACCGTTCTCTTAGGGTACTGCGACCAATCAATCGCTTCTTCTAATGTAGGCGGTTCGGAAACCACAGGCTTGGCAGATGAAATCAAAAGCTCAGAACCCGCTGTTCTGTTTAAGGCCTTTAAGGTAAGACCTGATGCTCGGTATCTATGATTTTCGTAAATTTTTTCTGTATTGGAACGTTCCAAATCAAACTGGGATACCCAAGGGGATACATACGCACTTGCCTTTGCACCAGAGACAAATTGAAAAGTCGTCCATAAAGCTAAAACTACTAACACAGCCATCCATAATTTTTTATAGTTTACCATCTAGATTTTCACTCCTCCCTGGACATATTCCTTTCCGATTTAGAGGGAAAATATACAAGGAGAGTTAAATTTATTTAAAAATTTGAAAATTCTGTTTCAATATAAACATAGGTTAAAAGCCTTTAAAACCGCTAAAATACAAGTACGAAACCTAATAACACTGCGTTGCCAGATTAAAAAATTATAAATAAAAAAACGGTGGATCCACCGTTTTTTTAAAACATTCGATATCCGCGTTTTCTTAAAGCAATAATGACGATACCTGCTGTGATGGCCCCGGCAAATCCGCTCACTAAAATAACGATATCAACCAGGTGTAAAGAGACTATATTCTCCCACAAATTAGTAAAGCTTCCGCCAGGAGATAAAAAGTAATCTACAAAGCGAATATCATCAATAATCATAAGCGCTACGATCGGAAAAATAATCGCCATGATCCATGACATTCTTAAAATCATATTTAATAAAAAACCGATTCCGAAAAAAAGAATAAAAAATAATACAACTGAAATTATGACTGCCGGAATACTCATTTGTTCCATATGCAGACAAACACCTCTTTCACGTTAACAAGTTTTAGTGTAATGAAAGAAGCAAAGACAGTCAATGAATAAGATTGAACATTTGTGGACAATTTTTAACTATATATAAACAAAAAAAATTCCGTAACAACGGAAAAATCGGTAATCATAATTTGAAGATGTTCGTATACTAAGAAGCCTCTTTTTTCTTGCCGGTACCGCTGCAGCAAGGGCAGGTTTCAGAACCGCCGAGTAATAATTGAAAATATCCTTTTCCTGAACAGTAATCACATTCTTTACCAGTCTGGCTGTTGATTAGCATAAGGTACACTCCTTTTTAAGGTTTTGTGATGCTACTATATCAGGATTTTTTTTATTGGAAAAGGCGTAGAAACAGGCACATTTCCTTATGTAAACGCATTCAATAATAGTTTTCTTCATTTTGCTAATTGTTTCTTAATTTTTCTGAAGATTACAAAAACAAATGATAAGCAGTGTAACCAAAGTGCTCTCCTGGATTTTCTTCATATTTCCCTTTTAAAATAACTCCATTCGATTTTTTGCAAAAATACTTGACTAACAAAGATGCATCCGGATCGTTGATCATTTCATCCGGACACATAAAGCGAGCTTCCATAATTTCTTTCTCCTGCACCTGAATGGAGCCTGCAACCGGCTTTAAACGAAATATAATCATATTGTCGCTAATCCGATTTTCAATGACCCCCGTTCTTACTCCTAAGCATCCTATCACTTCAGCATGAATACCCGTTTCTTCTAACACTTCTCTAACCGCTGCCTGATCAGCTGTTTCGGATTCTTTTACAAAACCAGCCGGAAAGGACCAGACACCCTTTAGACCGCTATATGCTTTTTTCACAACAAGAAATCTGCCAGTCTCAT of the Bacillus oleivorans genome contains:
- a CDS encoding YuiB family protein codes for the protein MSIPAVIISVVLFFILFFGIGFLLNMILRMSWIMAIIFPIVALMIIDDIRFVDYFLSPGGSFTNLWENIVSLHLVDIVILVSGFAGAITAGIVIIALRKRGYRMF
- a CDS encoding Na+/H+ antiporter family protein, with product MNAVVISVMIMLLLSLFRIHVVIALAAGAIVGGLLGGLSLQETVQTFTEGLGDSASVALSYALLGAFAFVIGKTGLPDLLIQSVIKLSSKKGGDQSKKKLKALIIILVLIMACFSQNVIPVHIAFIPILIPPLLKLFNELKIDRRLIANVLTFGLIAPYILLPVGFGQIYQGIIVENMAISGLTVDPSDVPLAMVIPVLGLAAGLILAVFVTYRKPKIYEDVQEFTQEDVTVNKRDIGFSILAVIIALAIQIYLDSMIFGALAGIVTLYVSRTVKGKQGDEWLTEGMKMMAFIGFVMLSAYGFANVMRATGEVETLVADAARYIGNQQWLGALVMLLVGLLVTMGIGSSFSTVPIIATIFVPLCIELGFSPMATIALIGTAGALGDAGSPVSDSTLGPTSGLNADGQHNHIWDTVVPTFIHYNLPLIVFGFIAAMIL
- a CDS encoding Na(+)/H(+) antiporter subunit B, with the translated sequence MKNNDVILQVTTKVIVFIIVLFSIYIFFAGHYTPGGGFIGGLMTSGAIVLLLLTYDIKTVAEMLPLDYKLVAAAGLFIAAATSTGALLFDLPFLTHGYWEIWLPILGETGLHTAVFFDTGVYLVVVGVTLTIIQTIGVSE
- a CDS encoding Na(+)/H(+) antiporter subunit C, which codes for MEILMSIVIGFLFMSAVYLMLSKSLLRIIIGTGLLSHGAHLLILTMGGLKTGAAPLLGEHAEQYTDPLPQALILTAIVISFGVTAFFLVLAYRSYQELGTDNMERLRGNEGHD
- a CDS encoding 3D domain-containing protein is translated as MVNYKKLWMAVLVVLALWTTFQFVSGAKASAYVSPWVSQFDLERSNTEKIYENHRYRASGLTLKALNRTAGSELLISSAKPVVSEPPTLEEAIDWSQYPKRTVVATGYTAGVESTGKSPGHPSYGITYSGVKVKRDLYSTVAADLRVFPIGTILFIPGYGYGVVADKGSAIKGDRLDLFYETVDDVYDQWGKKTVEVYVVEMGDGTLTEKDLQALNENEAMQVFRHQYTKANRN
- a CDS encoding DedA family protein, which codes for MDLESLQSILDQFNYFGLFLWLWLGVFGAPIPNEIIVMTIGFASSTDLLISPYAFIAVYLGIVGALTTCYLLGRLLGKPLLKWIKQKKRLNQSLEKAIRFMNKHHTFSLPLSYFLPGFRNFVPFLYGISKLSYKKFALLSYSAALVWVTGVFFLGYWFGEEIDTIQLVIEEIIIVAGAILILLTVFLVWKRKKREVKAPSK
- a CDS encoding Na+/H+ antiporter subunit E, translating into MSFQLLLNVFLAFLWMFLQNSYDTSTFLIGYILGLIIMFAFRRYFHTRFYVGRVWAIIKLILLFLKELVLSNISVLKLVIKPQLDIEPGIFALPTDLKKDWEIVVLSNLITLTPGTLVVKVSDDQKTIFVHALNIGEKEEEIKGIKNTFEKAIMEVSR
- a CDS encoding Na+/H+ antiporter subunit D — its product is MTNLLIYPLLIPLLTAILLIFFKNIYWQRTISIISTALTSITAGSLIYVNYTTGIQSLNLSNWEAPFGITLVSDMLSALLVTASSLITLLCLLYSFRSIGEPREKYYYYSVMQFLLLGVNGAFTTGDIFNLFVFFEVMLMSSYVLIVLGGTKIQLRESLKYLLVNVLSSALFVIAVAYLYSVVGTLNMAHLSARIAEIPTEQTGILTVIAVLFLIVFGLKGAIFPLFFWLPGSYYAPPIPVLAMFGALLTKVGVYSIMRTYTLIFNHDQIYTHSLLGLLALLTITIGVIGAIAYSDLKKIIIYNIMVAIGVILFGVSTMSESGLTGSIFYLLHDMIIKAALFLLVGVMITITGTSNLRNISGLIHKYPLLAWTFFITALSLAGIPPLSGFIGKILIVQGGFEEGELVGSLVVIFSSLFVLFSVMKIFINGFWGTPKAWDHEEKAPVKFLLIPCIVLVTIAVLYGFGADVTEPFISKAAESLINPSVYVDAVLKE
- the mnhG gene encoding monovalent cation/H(+) antiporter subunit G gives rise to the protein MIETIIEVIVAVLIGLGAFLSLVATFGVIRLPDIYTRNHAISKSTTLGIMLILIGTFLYFWLIDHHFNSRLLIAVFFIFVTSPVSGHLIARAAYHSGVKLWEKSKHDDIKEHKSSAEEM
- a CDS encoding leucyl aminopeptidase — encoded protein: MFLVYNQFNLEEPFDAFVLGIWDQPVRWSGLLGEINERMNHQLEAIFKAGEISKKERSIGSIFTLGNDGTRKIITVGLGKKGSASIESVKESLGKAFKHLNGKAETICVDLSSFLNDSLSSEEVAFALGEALALSTYSYSGYKQKSNEPDKEIEKVTIIAADKGDELTPVLETGYIYGRATNSARTLVNTPANMLTAADLAEHARRLADTYGFEAEILEKEDMEKLGMGALLAVNQGSNQPPKLIVLKYQGKAEWKDVIGLVGKGVTFDTGGYSLKTRDGIVGMKTDMAGAAAVLGAMEIIGETRPEQNVVAVIPATDNMVSGHSFKPDDVITSLHGKTIEVSNTDAEGRLVLADAITYAKHHGAEYLVDVATLTGGVIVALGTHTTGAMTNHESWFEQVLEASHAAGEPIWRLPITDKDVKRIRSSKVADLNNSPGREGHAIMGGTFLLEFAEDTPWVHLDIAGTATSKSSYELGPSGATGVMVRTLATLVDGFTPIK
- a CDS encoding divergent PAP2 family protein encodes the protein MVLFQNFPLIAAILAIIFAQFVKIPIAFITTQKWDWSLFNSTGGMPSSHSAAVTALTTGVALEEGMGSTLFAVSAVFAIIVMYDSSGVRRQTGEQAIAINQLMKDFQRIVREPKHAKPLKELKEVLGHKPIEVFFGALTGIILTLFLHILF
- a CDS encoding asparagine synthase, which codes for MYRIREGLIPTILGFIVTVLGIILMQNRRLDRTVSNTILGFGLGHIVLGVIDLFEHRHYR
- a CDS encoding Na(+)/H(+) antiporter subunit F1, with product MIGLIFRVIKGPSTPDRVIALDGIGINLIAIVAILSILLRTSAFLEVILLLGILAYIGTVAFAKFLEKGVIIERDRNNH